The following coding sequences are from one Musa acuminata AAA Group cultivar baxijiao chromosome BXJ2-4, Cavendish_Baxijiao_AAA, whole genome shotgun sequence window:
- the LOC135611086 gene encoding uncharacterized protein LOC135611086, with product MAGVDPTKYAHSPAHEAVLARDYAGLKRVLAELPRPVEPLSIVTEAAAVVEEEKADAISAVIDRRDVPGRETPLHLAVRLGDAAAVEMLMAAGVDWSLQNEQGWSALQEAICFREENLAKIIVRHYQPLAWAKWCRRLPRLVATMRRMRDFYMEITFHFESSVIPFISRIAPSDTYKIWKRGSNLRADMTLAGFDGFRIQRSDQSVLFLGDGSEDGKVSPGSLCMISHKDKEVMNALDGAGTPATEAEVQQEVAAMSQTNIFRPGIDVTQAVLLPQLTWRRQERSELVGSWKAKVYDMHHVVVSVKSRQVPGAMTDEEFLSTCNDNDTESEGLEDILTEEERKQLENALKMESPDEAQHVPRRHSCCEPRPMAIDDVGSSSNSESRQDRKSWFGNWKKRGGNHKQEGQKKVVPPRSSLCVEEKVSDLLGDSPSGCQSRPARHSIEIVNSNRGDDLRRGRDRDSKRTVTSLENGYRRKESSKESEYKKGLRPVLWLSSDFPLQTEELLPLLDILANKVKAIRRLRDLLTTKLPAGAFPVKVAIPVVPTIRVLVTFTKFEELQPLEEFSTPPSSPESNSPETLTSSSWIQWIKAPYRQGYSATSGPSSRVEDIQDPFVIPPDYIWTTPEAKKKKIQENKSKSKKGKGQNQ from the exons ATGGCTGGCGTGGATCCGACCAAGTACGCGCACAGCCCGGCGCACGAGGCCGTGCTCGCCCGCGACTACGCCGGCCTCAAGCGCGTGCTCGCGGAGCTGCCGCGCCCGGTGGAGCCCTTGTCGATCGTCACCGAGGCGGCGGCGGtcgtggaggaggagaaggcggaCGCCATCTCCGCGGTCATCGACCGCCGCGACGTCCCCGGTCGGGAGACGCCGCTCCACCTCGCGGTACGCCTCGGCGACGCCGCCGCTGTCGAGATGCTCATGGCCGCCGGCGTCGACTGGAGCCTCCAGAACGAGCAGGGGTGGAGCGCGCTCCAAGAGGCCATCTGCTTCCGAGAGGAGAACCTCGCCAAGATCATCGTCCGCCACTACCAGCCCCTCGCCTGGGCCAAGTGGTGCCGCCGGCTGCCGCGGCTCGTCGCCACCATGCGCCGGATGCGGGACTTCTACATGGAGATCACCTTCCACTTCGAGAGCTCGGTGATACCCTTCATCTCCAGAATCGCCCCCTCCGACACCTACAAGATCTGGAAGCGGGGGTCCAACCTGCGTGCCGACATGACTCTGGCCGGGTTCGACGGCTTCCGGATTCAGCGCTCCGACCAGAGTGTCCTCTTCCTCGGGGATGGATCGGAGGACGGGAAGGTGTCACCGGGATCCCTGTGCATGATCTCCCACAAGGACAAGGAAGTGATGAACGCTTTGGACGGAGCGGGCACGCCGGCCACCGAGGCGGAAGTCCAGCAAGAAGTTGCCGCGATGTCCCAGACGAACATCTTCCGACCGGGAATCGACGTCACGCAGGCAGTGCTACTTCCTCAGTTGACATGGAGGAGGCAGGAGAGGTCGGAATTGGTTGGGTCGTGGAAAGCAAAGGTGTATGACATGCATCACGTCGTTGTGAGCGTGAAGTCCCGGCAGGTGCCCGGGGCGATGACGGACGAGGAGTTCCTCTCGACCTGCAATGACAATGATACAGAGAGCGAAGGGCTCGAGGACATCTTGACGGAGGAGGAGCGGAAGCAATTGGAGAATGCCCTCAAAATGGAATCCCCTGATGAGGCCCAACATGTTCCTCGCCGGCATAGCTGCTGTGAACCGAGGCCGATGGCCATCGACGATGTTGGCAGCAGTAGTAACAGTGAGAGTAGACAGGATAGGAAAAGTTGGTTTGGTAATTGGAAAAAGAGGGGCGGTAATCACAAACAAGAAGGGCAGAAGAAAGTTGTGCCTCCAAGGAGCTCACTTTGTGTCGAGGAGAAGGTGAGTGATCTCCTTGGTGATTCTCCGTCTGGGTGCCAGAGTAGGCCTGCAAGGCATTCCATAGAGATTGTTAACAGTAACAGAGGGGACGATCTTAGGAGGGGAAGGGACAGGGATTCCAAAAGGACAGTGACGAGTTTGGAGAATGGATACCGACGCAAAGAGAGTAGCAAAGAGAGCGAATACAAAAAAGGTCTAAGGCCTGTTCTGTGGCTCTCTTCTGATTTTCCGCTTCAGACAGAAGAGCTACTGCCACTTCTTGATATTCTTGCAAACAAGGTTAAGGCAATTCGTCGTCTGAGGGATCTACTTACGACGAAGCTCCCTGCCGGAGCATTTCCGGTGAAG GTCGCCATTCCAGTTGTTCCTACCATCCGGGTCCTGGTTACTTTCACCAAGTTCGAAGAATTGCAGCCACTGGAAGAGTTCTCAACACCTCCTTCTAGCCCTGAGAGCAACTCCCCTGAAACACTGACATCAAGCTCCTGGATTCAATGGATAAAGGCACCGTATCGACAAGGTTACTCTGCAACATCAGGACCGAGTAGCCGTGTAGAAGACATACAAGATCCATTTGTGATTCCTCCTGATTATATTTGGACTACTCCTGaagcaaaaaagaagaagatacaggAAAACAAGAGCAAGTCCAAGAAGGGAAAGGGACAGAACCAGTAG